In one window of Thermoleophilia bacterium DNA:
- a CDS encoding nuclease: MTMMRGFVRVVVVLVAVVVISQVFAASTPTVLRGVVVRVADGDTITVRARGFETPIRLIGIDTPETKRPGYPVQCGGPAASAETKRLLAPGTSVRIESDPSQDTRDRYNRFLGYVYLAGRGGARGSINYRLVATGFAKTYIYGGVPFRYAGEFLGAQIGAKNARRGVWGSPCNGNTVKPQYGSAPSTGTNTTAATTPLAPLPHTLPTGSCDANYSGACIPPPPPDLDCSQITARRFRVVGTDVHRFDSNHDGIACEGAARP, from the coding sequence ATGACGATGATGCGTGGATTCGTTCGAGTCGTGGTCGTTCTTGTGGCGGTCGTCGTGATCTCGCAGGTCTTTGCCGCGAGCACCCCGACAGTCCTCCGCGGCGTCGTGGTACGCGTTGCGGATGGGGACACCATCACGGTGAGGGCGCGCGGATTCGAGACGCCCATCCGCCTCATCGGCATCGACACACCCGAGACCAAACGGCCCGGGTACCCGGTGCAGTGCGGTGGCCCCGCGGCGTCCGCGGAGACGAAGCGACTCCTCGCACCCGGAACCTCGGTGCGGATCGAGTCGGACCCCAGTCAAGACACCCGCGACCGGTACAACCGCTTCCTCGGCTACGTGTACCTCGCTGGACGTGGCGGTGCGCGCGGCAGTATCAACTATCGCCTCGTAGCGACCGGGTTCGCGAAGACCTACATCTACGGCGGTGTGCCGTTCCGCTATGCGGGTGAGTTCCTCGGCGCACAGATCGGCGCGAAGAACGCGCGGCGTGGGGTGTGGGGTTCGCCGTGTAACGGCAACACCGTCAAGCCGCAGTACGGGTCGGCACCGTCGACGGGCACGAACACCACGGCAGCCACCACGCCCCTCGCTCCTCTGCCTCATACCCTTCCCACCGGGAGTTGCGACGCCAACTACTCAGGCGCGTGTATCCCTCCTCCGCCCCCGGACCTCGACTGCTCGCAGATCACCGCGCGGCGGTTTCGGGTGGTGGGAACCGACGTGCACCGCTTCGATAGCAATCATGACGGCATCGCCTGCGAGGGCGCTGCTCGCCCGTAG
- the nhaA gene encoding Na+/H+ antiporter NhaA — protein sequence MCTTDREPAHYGWAEPPRYPQRVTDNPKGGRMPARLMPIRSVAAPIRSFVAWESAGGIALLGATIAALIWANVGGDSYEALWAIEITGVGLMDLVNDGLMTLFFLVIGLEVKRELAVGELSNRRAAATPLAAALGGMLLPAGIFLVVTAGTPAVAGWGIPMATDVAFALAVLTGLRSHIPASLWAFLLGVAVIDDIGAIIVIAVAYSGGVTAGWLLAAIGALIAMWGIRRVGVRSPIPPVVLGVATWAFTAASGVHATIAGVAIGLITPAVAVHGGGPSPIDRITRRLHPWSSFVILPLFALANAGIVFGVGAFAAEGAVVAALGVGLGLVLGKTLGLPLGALVAIRTGVGRMPTGVRWSQMIGIGLIAGIGFTVSLFITDLAFDNDPLSTAAKVGVLGGSVLAAVLGSAVLRAVSRRAPA from the coding sequence ATGTGTACCACCGACCGTGAGCCAGCCCATTACGGATGGGCGGAGCCGCCCCGGTACCCTCAACGCGTGACCGACAATCCGAAGGGCGGGCGGATGCCGGCGCGGCTCATGCCGATCCGCTCCGTCGCCGCTCCAATCAGGTCGTTCGTGGCGTGGGAGAGCGCGGGGGGGATCGCACTCCTCGGCGCCACCATCGCCGCGCTCATCTGGGCCAACGTGGGCGGGGATTCCTACGAGGCGCTCTGGGCAATCGAAATCACCGGAGTCGGACTCATGGACCTCGTGAACGACGGCCTCATGACGCTGTTCTTTCTGGTCATCGGTCTTGAGGTGAAGCGCGAGTTGGCGGTGGGCGAACTCTCCAATCGGCGCGCCGCCGCCACGCCGTTGGCGGCGGCGCTCGGCGGCATGCTGCTTCCCGCCGGAATCTTCCTCGTGGTTACGGCGGGCACCCCGGCCGTGGCAGGCTGGGGGATTCCCATGGCCACCGACGTCGCCTTCGCCCTCGCCGTACTTACGGGTCTGAGATCACACATACCGGCGTCGCTCTGGGCCTTCCTTCTCGGCGTGGCGGTGATCGACGACATCGGCGCCATCATCGTTATCGCCGTCGCATATTCGGGAGGCGTCACGGCGGGGTGGCTTCTGGCCGCCATCGGTGCGCTCATCGCCATGTGGGGGATCCGTCGCGTGGGCGTGCGTTCACCCATCCCCCCTGTTGTGCTCGGCGTCGCCACGTGGGCGTTCACCGCCGCAAGCGGCGTACATGCCACCATCGCGGGGGTTGCCATCGGGCTCATCACCCCAGCGGTGGCGGTGCACGGGGGCGGACCCTCACCCATCGACCGCATCACCCGCCGACTCCATCCATGGTCGTCGTTCGTCATCCTGCCGCTCTTCGCGCTGGCGAATGCCGGCATCGTGTTCGGCGTCGGAGCATTCGCGGCCGAGGGCGCGGTGGTCGCCGCGCTCGGGGTCGGACTCGGTCTCGTGCTGGGAAAGACCCTCGGCCTGCCACTCGGAGCCCTCGTGGCGATTCGCACCGGCGTCGGGCGCATGCCCACCGGTGTCAGGTGGAGCCAGATGATCGGTATCGGCCTCATCGCGGGGATCGGATTCACGGTGTCGCTGTTCATCACAGACCTAGCATTCGACAACGACCCGCTCTCGACGGCGGCGAAGGTGGGCGTCCTCGGGGGATCGGTTCTGGCCGCGGTTCTCGGATCCGCGGTGTTACGGGCCGTCTCACGTCGGGCTCCCGCCTGA